From the Zonotrichia albicollis isolate bZonAlb1 unplaced genomic scaffold, bZonAlb1.hap1 Scaffold_94, whole genome shotgun sequence genome, the window ataatcatCCCATTTTTTGGCAGAGCCAAATTAAGTTAGGGAAAAGATGACTCAAGAAGCAAGGAAGTATATGGATAAGAAAGAGGTTGTTAAGTAAGTTTGATTTGTTCTAGCTTCACAAGGTAGTCCTGACTTGTATACTCTCCTGTGGTGTGGGCTGTATGAGAGTTTGGAAACCCTTACCTCTTGAGAGTGACTTTGACATGAGAACTCTTTCTGACATAAAGACTGAGAAacccatttttcttcttgtttgttctGGGGTTTTTGCCTGGTTACATTTTAATGAAAGGTTTTTCTGGTAAGTTTCTTGGTtgtttttagttatttttttagTGTAAAATAATTATCCAGATAATGGGTATTTACTGTGCTGAAGCTCAAGTTCAGATACTCAAAATAGGTGGTGATATTGAGATAAATTTGTAACTCCACTCTCTCTTCTGCTCTCCCACAGAGGATTTATTTAATATAGATCCATTCCAGATGGAAAGTTTAGAAGCTGAGAACAAAAGACTTCAAGAAGAGATTGCAAgactagaaaaagaaaaggaaagtgagcCGGTTAGTAAATTGTGTCTGTTTTTATGGTGGAGTTGAATTTTATAATATCGACAATTTCTGAATGAAGATACTTATGATAcataacaaaggaaaaaatttcAGTGCTTTGAGATTTTAATTAGGCCAGACTTTTACAGACTCTATACTATTAGAGAACAAGGCTTTTTTCTGTGGAATCTTCAGTAACTATTTGATAATGTGCAGGTATTTACAGGTAATAAGGTCTTATATTGACTGAAATATCAATAAAATACTTGAACcaaattttttaatataaatttcaaccttatttttttcaagtgtGTTGGTATTCAAATATGAGGCATGGGATTCAGTGGTAACAAATATATTGTATGGAAAATACTTTGCTTGAAAAGCTGGATTCTGCTTTTAATAAATCCTGAGTTTAAAAATGGGTTAGTGGCTGTGCAGGTGGGAAATTGAAATTGGTGCCAACTGTGCAAAATCTGCTGAGCTTATTCCTGGCTTTCCATGCCCCTGTTTCATCTGCCCTCCATGTATTATTAGAGTTAAGTTGTGGACTACCTGTAGTACGAATTGTCTAAAGCACTGTCTGATGCAAATGAGAGACATAATGCTGAAATGCAAGAATCTTTTCAGCCTTCTTTGCTGTTATTTTAAAGGTGTCTTGACTGGACTTAGCTGTCACAGggataaaaaattattaaagttCTTTAGTTTTATATTTGTGCTATTGATATTGATCAATTACTCTACTGTCTTATCTGGAAAGTGAaatcattattttatatttatctaAGAGTGGTTGTTCTTTTCACCCATTTCCTAGGATCGTAGAGTAACGCTACGAAATGTGAAATCGTCCCTTCAAGCAGACGTCCAGAAATACCAGGCTTATTTGGCTAATATGAAATCTCATATATCCATCCTTgatcaaaacctgaaaagtGTTAATGATGAAGTTGAGACAGCAGGTAAGGAGGACTTGATCACAGTCAGGACAGTGAAGCTAGAAGTAGTCTTCAAATAATTGGAGTTCTTAGCTTGAGAGCAGAGCAAGGTACTTGGAGTAGCATGATGCTACAAATAAACTTTCCAGAATGGATtgctaataaaattattttttgtctaATACTCTCTGTACACTGGAGTAATGAAATGGTAATGTTATGTAATAACTGTCATTTACTCATACAATACAGAGGTGAGGTTTATGTATATAGGCTGGTATTTTATGTCCATTTCACAAATGTTTTATGTACTTAGGAGCAGAAGTAGAAGCCATGAAGCAGGAGAATGCCCGGCTCCAGCACATCTTAGATAACCAGAAGTACTCAGCTGCAGACATTGAGAGAATAAATCACAAGAGAAATGAGCTGCAGCAAACCATTAACAAGCTGAATAAGGAGCTGCAAGCAGAACGAGATCAGATGTGGAATGAAGAGATAAAATATGCTAGGAATAGAGACGCGGTATGTGAAAACCCCACAACACTCAGAGGTGGCTGCCAGTTTTCATCATGCAAGCTTAAAATTGGAGTCTTGATAATTTCTTTCCTAAATAACCTAACACCACCATACGTGTATCTAACCAAGCAAAACTGACAAGAATGGCCTCTGTTTACAGTACCTCTGAAAAATGTTgcgcttttttccctttttctgttttgcacTTAATGAAAATGTACTTTTTTCCTGCATCGTAAGAGATGTGTCTAGAATATGAAGCATGgtcagctggcactgctgtaGCATTAAGAGCTTTGATAACATTAGCATGCCATTGCTTTGGTAACACAAGAAATTGCAGGCTAATGTTAATATTTCAGAGCAAGGAAGTAAGGCAAAACTAGTGAATTTGAATCAATAGCTTTGCATGCATTTAGGCCTGATTAGTTCTTTGTGTAGCAGTTGTAACATCTTTCAAGGGCCAAGTTCAATCCCTTCAAACAGAATGAAAAGATATAGTCCTGTAAGTGATGGGATTTAAAAGCTTTCTGCTTTGCCAATTGGAGaactaaataaaaaatttcaaaaatgtttGGTAGGATCACCCTTTATCAAGCACTTTTATCAACTTAAATCCTCAGGTGCAAGTATGAAGCATATAAAaccggaaaaaaaaaaccctgggtTCTTTAACGTTTGCATTTAATAGCACTCATTAATTAGAAGTTAAAGCATTTAATAAGCTTTGTTTAAAGGCATGCTCAAGTTAGTTTGTTGTTAGGATGTGTGGCTGTGTAGCATTTCCTGTCAAAACTAATGAGAGAAGGCATATTGACCTTATAACTGATCATTTATTTAGTAGTATTTTCCAGCACGTTTTTAGTTCCCTATCAGCTAATTCTCAAAAACTTGAGGCAGGAAAAATTATGGCAGATGAATATAGAAAACCACAGGTGAAACCATTCAGTGTTCTCAGCCATAGACACTAAGAAACCTCAGTGTGCAAACTCTGAAAGAATCATAAACCAGTACCTAATGCAGCAAACTGCTGTACTGGCATTGCATACAGCTCTTGAATACTGTGGGGTAGCAAGGAATTATGGCTACAGAGAGCAACTCAGGAACTTGTTTAAAGTACTATATTAATACTTCTTGCTCAGCTTTTCACTTGTATCTCTTCTATGATTTGTGCCCTTTTCTCCTCTGAGCAGATTGAAATGCAACTGGCAGAGTATCATAAACTGGCTCGAAAGCTGAAATTAATTCCCGTAAGTGCTGAGAATTCCAAAGGCCACGACTTTAAGATTCAGTTCAATCCTGATTCAGGACCAAATTGCCTAGTCAAATACAGAACTCAGATCAAGGTAAGTAGAATCAACACTGAAGGCCTTAGATACGACTCacaaaaaaaatgtgtttctttagGAATGCTGGGAAGGTCTCTCAATCTCACAATGAAATGTCATTGAAAAGCTTGTTTGATGAGTCACCATAATGACATTGTAGTATGTGAAAGAGATTTGGTATTGGAAAGTACAGGAgcctaaaaaaaataaaaggcaaagatGTATTGGGGTGCATCTTGGTTCAAATTAGAAAATTGCATTTGTTCGATCTTCTTGTATACGTATAACAGGTTCCCCTCATGGAGATCATCAACGAGACTGAGGAAGAAATTAGTAAAGCCACTCAACGGAAAATTACTCTGGAAGATACTTTGGAACAGGTGAGTTAGTTAATGAAGATTAACACTAAGATACCAACCTTAAAACCTTATCTGCCTCTTTCATTCACCTTTTTGCATAGTTAAAGTGTGATGTGTTGGGTTGGTTTCTTGAATTACTTGGGGTTTTTCTGAGGACAAGTAGAGGGGGAGAAACTGTGAGAAAACTGCTTTTATTGTAATGGAACCTAAAAGTTTTTCTAAGAACTGAGGTCTTTGTTGGTTGAAATATCGTGTATTCCCTGAATTAAAGTTTATGCAGCTTACATATACTTGACCACAACCATTGCAAGTATTTGTTTCTACTAAGTTACCCATTCCAGTTGATTGTGTGGCTTACTATCACCGACAAATTGTCATCAGGAAGATTTTTAGTACTATTGGATTTGGGACAGATTGGATTTGGGACAGATTGAAAGAAGGAGAATTTTATTTCCTCGTTCTTCTGCCTTCTACCTGAGCATGGTGTTATGTGGTATGGAATGTCCTCTTGGCCAGCTGGCCTCACTATGCACCTTCCCAGTCTCTTGCCTATCCCTACCCTACTCAGTGAGGGGCCCTGGGAAGCATAGAAAGCCTTGGAATGCTGTGTTAGCACTATTCAGCAGTAGCCAAAACTTTGGTGTGTTACCAACACTGTTTTAGCCCCTGATCCAAAACAAAGCATAACATAGGCTGCTATGAAGAAAGATAATGCCATCTCAGCCTAGCCTAGTTTAATTGTTTAACCTGTTTAACCAGGTGTGGTTTGTGATGGCATGGATTTATATGTTGGAATTCTTTTTGAACCATACTTCCTTGTTTATGTTTTCATCCTAGGTGAATGTAATGctagaggacaagaaacgcagTGTGAAAATGCTGACAGAAGAAGCTGAAAAGCTGGATGATCTTTACCAGCAGAAGCTTAAGGTAGAACTTCTTACACCTTGATGACAACTTATCCTTAACGATACCCTTATCcttaatttttgtatttatcgATAAATTTTTGGGTTGCATTTTTGTTTGGGCTTCTGCCTCTGCCTTCTTCCTTCCCTCTTAGAggattttttcattcttttcagaAAAGTGATTTGACTGCCACCTTAACTGAATCAATTTTCACTTTCTTGTAAGAGAATCTGGCATCATACTGTAGCAGATCCTGTAAATCATAAATTCCTGCATCCAGTAATAAAAGCAGCAACAATCATCTGACCTCAGGATGTCTCCGGGCATGTGCTTGAAGGAAATTTTAGGATTAACAGAACCTGTCTTGTCTAATCAATTTGtatataataaatacatttacagTTTTCAGTAAACATGTTTAATCAGCTTCTGTAAAAACTAAGGAAAACATTGACCAAAAGCATGTTAAATTGTTTTAATGATCTCAAACTGTTACTTCCTTTAGCTTCCTTtgccagcacaggagcagtCCCTATTCTTTTCCCCACTTGCAGTTCAGCAACAAAACATAGCCACCCTCTCTGTTAACTGAGTGGCTATTTTGGTACCTCCCAACTTCTCTGACAACACTGCTTTAGTGGGACTGTGGTGCCCTGCAGAAAAATGTTCTTTGAACTACGCCAATGTTTACCACATATGCTCCTGTAAATCCAAACTCCTGTGCTATAGCCATGAAACAGGGCTATTTCACTGCTAATACCAGCTGAGGCAGGTGTATATATAGGTATATAAAGGCAATTAATTTAGTTTCTATTTTTCAAAACCACAGGACATTTAGCTTTTGATCTGTGCTTTTGCATATACTTTTCTCTAAAGTTAAGCTCATAAAATACACACTTGCCACCAGACACTTAGTCATGTAATTCCtcttctaatttttaaaatgctgtttgtAAGTCTTaagtattaaaattatttttgaaggaTGATGTTTCAGTAATCTATCAAAATTGCATGTTGAGTTGACGTcaattttgtttggttttgtggaCTGTATAGCATCAACAGTGTCATTCTAGAAGAGATGATTTGGAATTGTACTCTTtcagacaaaaaagaaaagctattttCTTACTCAAATGTGGTTGTATTTTTAACCTAGAAACAGTTGTTCATAATGTGCCATTTCTAAGCTATTTAGACTATCTAAACAACACTTTTTGAGCTTTAACTCTGAAGGGAAAGTAGCTGCAACACAGGCCTTTAAATGTggttaaaggaataaagagatGGTTAGGCTTATTCTGGGATGGGGATGATACAGAAAACAGCTGAAACTTCAGGTTTGGGAGGGATatccttggggtttttttcagctctgAACTTGGAACTATTTGAGTGAATTTTGAATTCAAGTATTAGGATACAATCAGGtagtagaaagaaaaaaggaaccaAATTATACCTGAGAGaggccattttttttttttcttctccttccttaTGACAACAGGAGATAGAAGAAGAAGACAAGAAATGTGCAAATGAACTGGAATCGTTAAAAAAGCATAAACAGTTACTTGAGAGTGGTGTCTATGATGGGCTCAGTGAAGCTACAAATGAATTGCATGATCACCAAAGACAGTAAGGCTCCTAACTTCCATGTCTGccttgtttattt encodes:
- the LOC141728110 gene encoding kinetochore protein NDC80 homolog isoform X2, which gives rise to MRRSSSIAGSSSRQSMMALRVQDTNKMGLQTPQMKDRSTFGKLSMNKPTSGASERKVSCFGNRVSGAGGSRSSQYGVFGTEKIKDPRPLHDKTFIQQCIKKLCEFLVENAYAHNVSVKSLQSPSVQDFLKIFTFIYKFLCPSYELPDSKFEEEIPKVFKDLGYPFALSKSSMYTVGAPHTWPQIVAALFWLIDCVKLYNAIRENAPSFDDRQSWGGETDDGIVHNKLFMDYCVKCYDLFMKGRDTFEELDAEVQSKLKDLFNIDPFQMESLEAENKRLQEEIARLEKEKESEPDRRVTLRNVKSSLQADVQKYQAYLANMKSHISILDQNLKSVNDEVETAGAEVEAMKQENARLQHILDNQKYSAADIERINHKRNELQQTINKLNKELQAERDQMWNEEIKYARNRDAIEMQLAEYHKLARKLKLIPVSAENSKGHDFKIQFNPDSGPNCLVKYRTQIKVPLMEIINETEEEISKATQRKITLEDTLEQVNVMLEDKKRSVKMLTEEAEKLDDLYQQKLKEIEEEDKKCANELESLKKHKQLLESGVYDGLSEATNELHDHQRQNTLMNRRREYTETMKNSCLKINCQT